In one window of Brassica rapa cultivar Chiifu-401-42 chromosome A07, CAAS_Brap_v3.01, whole genome shotgun sequence DNA:
- the LOC103830066 gene encoding uncharacterized protein LOC103830066, producing MATMSKSQRIKPSPGSHRLVLLLTVFAFILLLSSVISTGKLSLPYQQTLIDYFATSPRGKRQHTLSDKYLYWGNRIDCPGKNCETCAGLGHQESSLRCALEEALFLNRTFVMPSGMCINPTHNKKGILDRSDDKATEEGWVGSSCAMDSLYDVDLISEKIPVILDDSKTWHLVLSTSMKLGGRGIAHVYGVSRHRLTESHYSNLLIINRTASPLAWFVECKDRGNRSNVMLPYSFLPNMAAPSLRNAAEKIKAQLGDYDAIHVRRGDKLKTRKDRFGVERIQFPHLDRDTRPEFILRRIENKIPRGRTLFIGSNERTPGFFSPLAVRYKLAYSSNFSEILDPIIKNNYQLFMVERLVMMGAKTFFKTFKEYETDLTLTDDPKKNKNWEIPVYTMEDERKESVS from the exons ATGGCGACAATGAGCAAATCTCAGAGGATCAAACCCTCTCCTGGATCCCACCGTCTTGTTCTGCTACTCACCGTCTTCGCAttcatcctcctcctctcctCCGTGATCTCTACCGGAAAATTAAGCTTACCGTATCAACAGACCCTAATCGATTACTTCGCGACATCTCCTCGCGGCAAGAGACAACACACTCTCTCGGACAAGTACTTGTACTGGGGAAACAGAATCGATTGTCCTGGGAAGAACTGCGAGACTTGTGCTGGCTTGGGTCATCAAGAATCTAGCCTAAGGTGTGCACTTGAAGAAGCCTTGTTCCTCAACAG GACCTTTGTAATGCCTTCTGGAATGTGCATCAATCCAACGCATAATAAGAAAGGTATACTTGATCGGTCTGATGACAAAGCTACTGAGGAAGG TTGGGTAGGGAGCTCTTGTGCAATGGACTCTTTGTATGACGTTGACCTCATATCTGAGAAGATACCTGTGATACTGGACGACTCCAAGACATGGCATCTTGTTCTATCAACAAGTATGAAGTTGGGAGGGAGAGGGATTGCGCATGTTTATGGAGTCAGTCGTCATAGGCTAACAGAGAGTCACTACTCTAATCTCTTGATCATTAACCGAACCGCAAGTCCTCTTGCATG GTTCGTTGAGTGCAAAGATAGAGGCAACCGCAGCAACGTCATGCTTCCTTACTCATTTCTCCCTAATATGGCAGCTCCAAGTTTGAGAAACGCCGCAGAAAAG ATAAAAGCACAACTTGGTGATTATGATGCTATCCACGTTCGCCGAGGGGACAAACTGAAAACAAGAAAAGACAGGTTCGGTGTTGAGAGAATTCAGTTTCCTCATCTGGACAGAGATACAAGACCAGAGTTTATCCTTCGCAGGATAGAGAATAAGATCCCACGTGGGAGAACACTTTTCATTGGTTCTAATGAGAGAACGCCTGGATTCTTCTCTCCTCTAGCCGTCAG GTACAAACTGGCTTACTCATCGAATTTTAGCGAGATTCTGGATCCTATAATCAAGAATAATTACCAGTTATTCATGGTGGAGAGACTGGTTATGATGGGAGCCAAAACATTCTTCAAAACATTTAAAGAGTATGAAACGGATCTGACCTTAACTGATGATCCCAAGAAGAACAAGAACTGGGAGATACCAGTGTATACCATGGAGGATGAAAGAAAAGAATCAGTAAGCTAA
- the LOC103830067 gene encoding calmodulin-2, with translation MADQLTDDQISEFKEAFSLFDKDGDGCITTKELGTVMRSLGQNPTEAELQDMINEVDADGNGTIDFPEFLNLMARKMKDTDSEEELKEAFRVFDKDQNGFISAAELRHVMTNLGEKLTDEEVDEMIKEADVDGDGQINYEEFVKVMMAK, from the exons atggcGGATCAACTCACCGACGATCAGATCTCTGAGTTCAAGGAAGCCTTCAGCTTATTCGACAAGGATGGTGACG GTTGCATTACCACCAAGGAGCTGGGAACTGTGATGCGTTCTCTAGGACAGAACCCAACCGAAGCAGAGCTCCAAGACATGATCAATGAAGTTGACGCTGATGGTAACGGCACCATTGATTTCCCCGAGTTCTTGAACCTCATGGCCCGTAAGATGAAGGACACCGACTCCGAGGAAGAGCTCAAGGAGGCATTCCGGGTGTTTGACAAGGACCAGAACGGTTTCATCTCAGCCGCTGAGCTCCGTCATGTGATGACAAACTTAGGTGAGAAGCTCACTGACGAAGAGGTCGATGAGATGATCAAGGAAGCTGATGTTGATGGCGATGGCCAGATTAACTATGAGGAGTTTGTCAAGGTCATGATGGCTAAGTGA
- the LOC103830070 gene encoding uncharacterized protein LOC103830070 isoform X1 codes for MTAKKNKLENLLSPSSSWRENHNPPRRNSNSSVVSSGCLPGFFNLFLSTFNFSSNRRKSITLGSKKQEHRTVVYASPPEDTTNGDGRGKVEPPLPRNEGVEEDAARVSLVGALEKCDRDLEELRRTINVIKTTYLLHKKLEVSPPKARTGDVVVGMQTNNNTKTTIHETDTNTTMFSTMMNDHEYKGNNINLVTKPDHNDVISKRTIDTRCTLPLVVRKMRSRSLMDSVNQVCDDLVSGQRREVGKIGLALHDHICRDLITEIVGELCFSHYDNNKCHKPAVDSADGHDKGSGRRHIRRGSTNSLPLDACRRRLVF; via the exons ATGACTGCGAAGAAGAATAAACTAGAGAACTTGCTttctccttcatcttcatgGCGGGAAAACCATAATCCTCCTCGGAGAAACTCAAACTCCTCTGTCGTTTCCTCTGGCTGCCTCCCGGGATTCTTCAATCTCTTTCTATCAACCTTCAACTTCTCCTCCAACCGCCGCAAATCCATCACTTTAGGCTCAAAGAAACAAGAACATAGAACAGTCGTCTACGCTTCTCCTCCGGAAGACACAACAAATGGAGACGGTAGAGGGAAGGTCGAGCCGCCGCTTCCACGCAACGAAGGAGTGGAGGAAGATGCAGCGAGGGTGAGTCTTGTCGGAGCGTTAGAGAAATGTGACCGGGACTTAGAGGAGCTCCGGAGAACCATCAACGTCATCAAAACCACTTACCTTCTTCACAAGAAACTTGAGGTTTCACCACCAAAGGCGCGTACCG GAGATGTCGTCGTGGGGATGCAAACAAATAATAACACGAAGACGACAATACACGAAACAGACACGAACACAACAATGTTCTCGACGATGATGAACGATCACGAGTACAAAGGCAACAACATTAATCTAGTCACTAAACCCGATCATAATGACGTCATTTCCAAGAGAACGATAGATACACGTTGCACATTGCCACTTGTGGTGCGGAAGATGAGATCACGGAGCTTGATGGACAGCGTGAACCAGGTTTGTGATGACTTGGTATCTGGTCAACGAAGAGAGGTTGGTAAGATCGGTTTGGCCCTTCATGACCACATCTGTCGGGATTTAATCACAGAGATCGTTGGCGAGCTCTGCTTCTCCCACTACGACAACAACAAGTGTCATAAACCAGCGGTTGATTCTGCTGATGGTCATGACAAAGGAAGTGGACGCCGACACATCCGACGTGGTAGTACCAACTCACTCCCGCTCGACGCATGTCGAAGAAGATTAGTGTTTTGA
- the LOC103830070 gene encoding ABSCISIC ACID-INSENSITIVE 5-like protein 2 isoform X2 → MDSQRVIVEDPKSQFLNRQQGSSLYTLTLDEVQTHLGSSGKSLGSMNLDELLNEGLSRQGSLALPRDLSKKTVDEVWKDIQQDNKNGGSAHERRDKQGALGEMTLEDLLLKAGVVAETIPGSNHDDPGGAAGLAPWVQYHQLPSMTQPRSFLPYLVADMQVMVSQASLMGGLSDTQTPGRKRVASGEVVEKIVERKQKRMIKNRESAARSRARKQAYTHELEIKVSRLEEENERLRRQKEVEKILPSSPPPDPKRQLRRTSSAPF, encoded by the exons ATGGATTCTCAGAGGGTTATTGTTGAAGACCCTAAATCTCAGTTCTTGAATAGGCAGCAAGGCTCCTCTCTCTATACCTTAACACTCGACGAGGTCCAAACCCACTTGGGTAGTTCTGGTAAATCACTTGGAAGCATGAATCTTGACGAGCTTCTCAACGAGGGTCTCTCTCGTCAGGGGAGTTTGGCTTTGCCGCGTGATCTCAGCAAGAAGACTGTTGATGAGGTCTGGAAAGACATTCAGCAGGATAATAAGAATGGTGGGAGTGCTCACGAGAGGAGAGACAAGCAGGGTGCGCTTGGGGAGATGACGCTTGAGGACTTGTTGTTGAAAGCAGGTGTTGTGGCTGAGACTATCCCTGGTTCGAACCATGACGATCCTGGTGGTGCTGCTGGTTTAGCTCCATGGGTTCAGTATCATCAGCTTCCGTCAATGACACAGCCTCGGTCATTCTTGCCATATCTGGTTGCAGACATGCAAGTGATGGTGTCTCAGGCTTCTTTGATGGGTGGTTTGTCAGATACGCAAACTCCAGGAAGGAAGAGGGTGGCGTCAGGAGAAGTTGTGGAGAAGATTGTTGAGAGGAAGCAGAAGAGAATGATTAAGAACAGAGAGTCTGCAGCTCGTTCTCGAGCTAGGAAACAG GCTTACACTCATGAGCTAGAGATCAAAGTTTCACGGTTAGAAGAGGAAAACGAAAGACTCAGGAGGCAAAAG GAGGTAGAGAAGATACTCCCAAGTTCACCACCGCCTGATCCCAAGCGGCAGCTCAGACGAACAAGCTCAGCTCCTTTCTGA
- the LOC103830071 gene encoding 50S ribosomal protein 5, chloroplastic produces the protein MALLCFNSLAPLPSLSSSSSPRLQLSSLASSVFILKPNIIESKNRVSLSGYNLSNSHGRAAIVKAVASGVDGAEPEEPPKTVVSVDKLPLESKEAKEKQLLEQRMKMKLAKKIRLHRKRLVRKRKLRKKGRWPPSKMKKLKNV, from the exons ATGGCTCTTCTTTGTTTCAATTCTCTCGCTcctctcccttctctctcttcttcatcttctccaaggCTTCAACTTTCGTCATTAGCTTCATCAG TTTTCATCCTTAAACCCAACATCATCGAGTCAAAGAACAGAGTCTCACTTAGTGGTTACAACTTGAGCAATAGCCATGGAAGAGCAGCAATTGTGAAGGCAGTTGCTTCTGGCGTGGACGGAGCTGAGCCCGAGGAACCACCTAAGACTGTTGTCTCAGTGGACAAACTACCGTTGGAATCAAAAGAAGCTAAAGAGAAGCAACTGCTGGAACagaggatgaagatgaagctGGCCAAGAAGATTAGGCTACACAGGAAACGTCTAGTTCGTAAGCGTAAGTTGAGGAAGAAGGGTCGATGGCCACCTTCCAAGATGAAGAAGCTCAAGAATGTTTAG
- the LOC103830074 gene encoding probable protein S-acyltransferase 4 isoform X1 → MAWNETKLKRLYQVWRGSNKFLCGGRLIFGPDASSLYLSTILILGPSVMFFVKMYLKMADPLTKNRNLCVPVLSVAWILTLLDIFFLFMTSGRDPGIVPRSLRPPESDDVPDSTTPSMEWVSGRTPNIRLPRVKDVTVNGHTVKVKFCDTCLLYRPPRASHCSICNNCVQRFDHHCPWVGQCIGVRNYRFFFMFISTSTTLCIYVFVFSWLNLFQRHMDEKISIWKAISKDVLSDILIVYCFITVWFVGGLTIFHSYLICTNQTTYENFRYRYDKKENPYNKGVLGNIREIFLSKITPSMNKFRSFVKEEDYMMVETPTSNLGESLVSSKEKIDIEMGGGGRIVDEGGKTYSLPEILRNLNYEDLDDDCEEDDLKTKDHHHHLHHHHQNEEIIPPFDPFFTNDNGVNKDEKNGQESRGSSSDNGDSGKHVGVSTDDEEKAEGYEQKWSMDSVMNINAGSEDGASSPQSTSPMLRK, encoded by the exons ATGGCTTGGAATGAGACCAAACTCAAGAGGCTCTATCAAGTTTGGAGAGGAAGCAAT AAATTTCTTTGTGGAGGGAGGTTAATCTTTGGTCCAGATGCATCATCTCTATACCTATCGACCATCTTGATCCTCGGCCCCTCGGTGATGTTCTTTGTAAAAATGTACTTGAAAATGGCTGATCCTCTCACCAAGAATCGAAACCTCTGTGTTCCAGTTCTCTCTGTCGCTTGGATACTCACCCTTTTG GACATATTTTTCCTCTTCATGACATCTGGTAGAGATCCTGGGATTGTGCCTAGAAGTCTAAGGCCTCCTGAATCAGATGATGTACCTGATTCAACTACTCCTTCCATGGAATGGGTTAGCGGTAGAACCCCAAACATAAGGTTACCAAGGGTTAAAGATGTAACTGTTAATGGCCATACCGTAAAAGTCAAGTTCTGTGATACTTGTTTGCTTTACCGTCCACCTAGAGCTTCTCATTGTTCCATCTGCAACAACTGTGTACAGAGGTTCGACCATCACTGCCCTTGGGTTGGCCAGTGCATTGGAGTG CGAAACTACCGGTTCTTCTTCATGTTCATATCAACATCAACCACTCTGTGCATATATGTGTTTGTGTTCTCTTGGTTGAACTTATTTCAAAGACATATGGATGAGAAGATTAGCATCTGGAAAGCAATATCTAAAGATGTTCTGTCTGATATTCTCATAGTTTACTGCTTCATTACCGTTTGGTTTGTTGGTGGGCTCACTATATTTCATTCCTACCTCATCTGCACTAACCAG ACTACTTATGAGAACTTCCGTTACCGATATGATAAGAAGGAGAATCCATACAACAAAGGAGTTTTGGGGAACATAAGGGAAATATTTCTATCTAAGATTACTCCATCCATGAACAAGTTTAGATCATTTGTGAAGGAAGAAGATTACATGATGGTTGAAACTCCTACATCAAATCTTGGTGAAAGTCTAGTGAGCTCAAAAGAGAAGATTGATATTGAAATGGGGGGAGGAGGAAGGATTGTTGATGAGGGTGGAAAAACTTACTCACTCCCTGAGATTCTCAGGAATCTAAACTATGAAGACCTTGACGATGACTGTGAGGAAGATGACTTGAAGACCAAGGATCatcaccaccacctccaccatcatcatcagaaTGAAGAAATCATCCCTCCTTTTGACCCTTTCTTCACCAATGACAATGGTGTTAACAAGGATGAGAAAAATGGACAAGAATCAAGAGGATCTTCAAGTGATAATGGAGATTCAGGGAAACATGTTGGAGTCTCCACTGATGATGAAGAAAAAGCTGAAGGGTATGAACAAAAATGGAGTATGGACAGTGTCATGAACATAAACGCAGGATCTGAAGATGGAGCAAGCTCTCCTCAATCTACTTCCCCAATGCTTCGTAAATAG
- the LOC103830074 gene encoding probable protein S-acyltransferase 4 isoform X2: MAWNETKLKRLYQVWRGSNKFLCGGRLIFGPDASSLYLSTILILGPSVMFFVKMYLKMADPLTKNRNLCVPVLSVAWILTLLDIFFLFMTSGRDPGIVPRSLRPPESDDVPDSTTPSMEWVSGRTPNIRLPRVKDVTVNGHTVKVKFCDTCLLYRPPRASHCSICNNCVQRFDHHCPWVGQCIGVRNYRFFFMFISTSTTLCIYVFVFSWLNLFQRHMDEKISIWKAISKDVLSDILIVYCFITVWFVGGLTIFHSYLICTNQTTYENFRYRYDKKENPYNKGVLGNIREIFLSKITPSMNKFRSFVKEEDYMMVETPTSNLGESLVSSKEKIDIEMGGGGRIVDEGGKTYSLPEILRNLNYEDLDDDCEEDDLKTKDHHHHLHHHHQNEEIIPPFDPFFTNDNGVNKDEKNGQESRGSSCDNGDSGKHVGVSTDDEEKAEGYEQKWSMNSVMNINAGS; this comes from the exons ATGGCTTGGAATGAGACCAAACTCAAGAGGCTCTATCAAGTTTGGAGAGGAAGCAAT AAATTTCTTTGTGGAGGGAGGTTAATCTTTGGTCCAGATGCATCATCTCTATACCTATCGACCATCTTGATCCTCGGCCCCTCGGTGATGTTCTTTGTAAAAATGTACTTGAAAATGGCTGATCCTCTCACCAAGAATCGAAACCTCTGTGTTCCAGTTCTCTCTGTCGCTTGGATACTCACCCTTTTG GACATATTTTTCCTCTTCATGACATCTGGTAGAGATCCTGGGATTGTGCCTAGAAGTCTAAGGCCTCCTGAATCAGATGATGTACCTGATTCAACTACTCCTTCCATGGAATGGGTTAGCGGTAGAACCCCAAACATAAGGTTACCAAGGGTTAAAGATGTAACTGTTAATGGCCATACCGTAAAAGTCAAGTTCTGTGATACTTGTTTGCTTTACCGTCCACCTAGAGCTTCTCATTGTTCCATCTGCAACAACTGTGTACAGAGGTTCGACCATCACTGCCCTTGGGTTGGCCAGTGCATTGGAGTG CGAAACTACCGGTTCTTCTTCATGTTCATATCAACATCAACCACTCTGTGCATATATGTGTTTGTGTTCTCTTGGTTGAACTTATTTCAAAGACATATGGATGAGAAGATTAGCATCTGGAAAGCAATATCTAAAGATGTTCTGTCTGATATTCTCATAGTTTACTGCTTCATTACCGTTTGGTTTGTTGGTGGGCTCACTATATTTCATTCCTACCTCATCTGCACTAACCAG ACTACTTATGAGAACTTCCGTTACCGATATGATAAGAAGGAGAATCCATACAACAAAGGAGTTTTGGGGAACATAAGGGAAATATTTCTATCTAAGATTACTCCATCCATGAACAAGTTTAGATCATTTGTGAAGGAAGAAGATTACATGATGGTTGAAACTCCTACATCAAATCTTGGTGAAAGTCTAGTGAGCTCAAAAGAGAAGATTGATATTGAAATGGGGGGAGGAGGAAGGATTGTTGATGAGGGTGGAAAAACTTACTCACTCCCTGAGATTCTCAGGAATCTAAACTATGAAGACCTTGACGATGACTGTGAGGAAGATGACTTGAAGACCAAGGATCatcaccaccacctccaccatcatcatcagaaTGAAGAAATCATCCCTCCTTTTGACCCTTTCTTCACCAATGACAATG GTGTTAACAAGGATGAGAAAAATGGACAAGAATCAAGAGGATCTTCATGTGATAATGGAGATTCAGGGAAACACGTTGGAGTCTCCACTGATGATGAAGAAAAAGCTGAAGGGTATGAACAAAAATGGAGTATGAACAGTGTTATGAACATAAACGCAGGATCTTAA
- the LOC103830074 gene encoding probable protein S-acyltransferase 4 isoform X3 → MTSGRDPGIVPRSLRPPESDDVPDSTTPSMEWVSGRTPNIRLPRVKDVTVNGHTVKVKFCDTCLLYRPPRASHCSICNNCVQRFDHHCPWVGQCIGVRNYRFFFMFISTSTTLCIYVFVFSWLNLFQRHMDEKISIWKAISKDVLSDILIVYCFITVWFVGGLTIFHSYLICTNQTTYENFRYRYDKKENPYNKGVLGNIREIFLSKITPSMNKFRSFVKEEDYMMVETPTSNLGESLVSSKEKIDIEMGGGGRIVDEGGKTYSLPEILRNLNYEDLDDDCEEDDLKTKDHHHHLHHHHQNEEIIPPFDPFFTNDNGVNKDEKNGQESRGSSSDNGDSGKHVGVSTDDEEKAEGYEQKWSMDSVMNINAGSEDGASSPQSTSPMLRK, encoded by the exons ATGACATCTGGTAGAGATCCTGGGATTGTGCCTAGAAGTCTAAGGCCTCCTGAATCAGATGATGTACCTGATTCAACTACTCCTTCCATGGAATGGGTTAGCGGTAGAACCCCAAACATAAGGTTACCAAGGGTTAAAGATGTAACTGTTAATGGCCATACCGTAAAAGTCAAGTTCTGTGATACTTGTTTGCTTTACCGTCCACCTAGAGCTTCTCATTGTTCCATCTGCAACAACTGTGTACAGAGGTTCGACCATCACTGCCCTTGGGTTGGCCAGTGCATTGGAGTG CGAAACTACCGGTTCTTCTTCATGTTCATATCAACATCAACCACTCTGTGCATATATGTGTTTGTGTTCTCTTGGTTGAACTTATTTCAAAGACATATGGATGAGAAGATTAGCATCTGGAAAGCAATATCTAAAGATGTTCTGTCTGATATTCTCATAGTTTACTGCTTCATTACCGTTTGGTTTGTTGGTGGGCTCACTATATTTCATTCCTACCTCATCTGCACTAACCAG ACTACTTATGAGAACTTCCGTTACCGATATGATAAGAAGGAGAATCCATACAACAAAGGAGTTTTGGGGAACATAAGGGAAATATTTCTATCTAAGATTACTCCATCCATGAACAAGTTTAGATCATTTGTGAAGGAAGAAGATTACATGATGGTTGAAACTCCTACATCAAATCTTGGTGAAAGTCTAGTGAGCTCAAAAGAGAAGATTGATATTGAAATGGGGGGAGGAGGAAGGATTGTTGATGAGGGTGGAAAAACTTACTCACTCCCTGAGATTCTCAGGAATCTAAACTATGAAGACCTTGACGATGACTGTGAGGAAGATGACTTGAAGACCAAGGATCatcaccaccacctccaccatcatcatcagaaTGAAGAAATCATCCCTCCTTTTGACCCTTTCTTCACCAATGACAATGGTGTTAACAAGGATGAGAAAAATGGACAAGAATCAAGAGGATCTTCAAGTGATAATGGAGATTCAGGGAAACATGTTGGAGTCTCCACTGATGATGAAGAAAAAGCTGAAGGGTATGAACAAAAATGGAGTATGGACAGTGTCATGAACATAAACGCAGGATCTGAAGATGGAGCAAGCTCTCCTCAATCTACTTCCCCAATGCTTCGTAAATAG